A window of Rufibacter sp. LB8 contains these coding sequences:
- a CDS encoding acyl-CoA thioesterase: MQHPTPEPEIFRPVSHSRTTLTELMIPSYANFGGKIHGGILLSLMDKVAYACAAKHAGNYCVTVTVDGVNFLQPVEVGELVSLLASVNYVGRTSLLVGIKVIAENVKSGTVKHTNTSYFTMVAKGEDDKPTKVPGLTLETPEDARRFIEALQRKEIKARSEQEFKEITTNLELRQNMPRLVGQRCQLGFEL, from the coding sequence ATGCAGCACCCCACTCCTGAACCTGAGATCTTCCGGCCTGTCTCCCACTCCCGCACCACGCTTACGGAGTTGATGATTCCCAGCTACGCCAACTTCGGGGGCAAGATTCATGGGGGAATTCTGCTGTCTCTCATGGACAAAGTGGCTTATGCCTGCGCCGCCAAGCACGCCGGCAATTACTGCGTGACGGTGACCGTAGACGGCGTGAATTTCCTTCAGCCCGTTGAGGTGGGTGAACTGGTGAGTCTGCTGGCGTCGGTGAATTACGTGGGCAGAACGTCTTTGCTGGTGGGTATTAAGGTGATTGCCGAGAACGTGAAATCAGGCACGGTCAAGCACACCAACACGTCTTACTTCACCATGGTGGCCAAAGGCGAAGACGACAAACCCACCAAAGTGCCCGGCCTCACCCTGGAAACCCCCGAGGACGCCCGCCGCTTCATTGAGGCCCTGCAACGCAAAGAAATAAAAGCCCGCTCAGAACAGGAATTCAAGGAAATCACCACCAATTTAGAGCTTCGGCAAAACATGCCCCGCCTGGTGGGCCAGCGCTGCCAACTGGGCTTTGAGTTGTAG
- a CDS encoding tol-pal system YbgF family protein yields the protein MSNNTMDQKSDLELVENPDALADRLVGGSEDFVTRHKNLLIGLFVAIAAAVVGGFLYYQNQQNKNQEALAAMFQAEYYLEADSLSKALNGDGQYQGFKAVADEYGSTKAGNLANFYTGVIYLKQGKFAEALNYLEEFNSDDLLLQSRAYSLQGDAQLELNKPAEAAALYEKAASHKANDFFSPQYLMKAAMAYEAANQHDKAADIYDRIVADFPLSQEVTDAKKYKARAEASAATAKK from the coding sequence ATGTCAAATAACACAATGGACCAAAAGAGCGATTTAGAGCTAGTGGAGAACCCAGATGCCCTGGCTGATCGCCTTGTAGGAGGGTCTGAGGATTTTGTGACGCGTCACAAAAATTTATTGATCGGCCTGTTTGTGGCCATCGCTGCCGCTGTGGTGGGTGGATTTTTATACTACCAGAACCAGCAGAACAAAAACCAGGAAGCCCTGGCCGCCATGTTCCAGGCCGAGTATTATCTGGAGGCTGACTCCCTGAGCAAAGCCCTGAACGGCGATGGTCAGTACCAAGGGTTCAAGGCGGTGGCAGACGAGTACGGCAGCACCAAAGCTGGTAACCTGGCCAACTTCTACACCGGAGTGATCTATTTGAAGCAAGGCAAATTTGCCGAGGCCTTGAATTACCTGGAAGAATTCAACTCAGATGATCTGTTGTTGCAGTCGCGCGCGTACAGCCTGCAAGGCGATGCCCAGTTAGAGCTCAACAAGCCCGCCGAAGCCGCTGCCTTATACGAGAAAGCCGCCAGCCACAAAGCCAACGACTTCTTCTCGCCGCAGTACCTCATGAAAGCCGCCATGGCCTATGAGGCCGCCAACCAGCATGACAAAGCCGCTGACATCTATGACCGCATTGTGGCAGATTTCCCGCTGAGCCAGGAAGTAACCGACGCCAAGAAATACAAGGCCCGCGCTGAAGCATCGGCTGCTACTGCCAAGAAATAA
- a CDS encoding serine hydrolase has product MKLRKLTLAFLCFLPLATWAQEKTALNTAKLDSLLTVLEEKNKLMGSVAVFQGEKMTYSRAIGAASIKDGQQTKANTGTRYRVGSVTKTFTATMIMQLVEQKKLTLQTPLAQFFPQFDNAKTITVEHLLRHRSGLTSFTTDPAFGQFMRTEKTEPQLLEAMARMKSSFLPGEKYEYSNTNYVLLGLIVEKVTKQPYAQVLQKNIVEKLKLKNTFYGGKINAAKNEASSFMFLNNSWFELPETHMSVPHGAGALVSTPQDLGIFLRGLLQGKLVSKATVEQMKTLKDNYGLGLLTIPFGKLSSYGHGGIIDGFTSMLTYFPEQDVTIATTFNGANTNGNDVLIGLFSVVFNAPYKIPTFEAPKNLKLDLALYEGMFTSPTFPLKISMKKEGDQLMGQATGQSALMLEARSETQFVFEGAGITIEFSKSGKSNAYDQFTLKQGAGKFDFVKE; this is encoded by the coding sequence ATGAAACTCAGAAAACTTACTTTGGCATTTTTGTGCTTCTTGCCCTTGGCCACCTGGGCGCAGGAAAAAACTGCCCTCAATACGGCCAAGCTAGATAGCCTGCTCACCGTGCTGGAAGAAAAAAACAAACTGATGGGCTCTGTGGCCGTTTTCCAGGGCGAGAAGATGACCTACAGTCGGGCCATTGGCGCGGCCTCCATTAAAGACGGACAGCAGACCAAAGCCAACACGGGCACCAGATACCGTGTGGGCTCGGTGACCAAGACGTTCACGGCCACCATGATCATGCAGTTGGTGGAGCAGAAAAAACTGACGCTGCAGACACCGCTGGCCCAGTTCTTTCCGCAGTTTGACAACGCCAAAACCATTACGGTAGAACATTTGCTCCGGCACCGCAGCGGCCTGACCAGCTTCACCACCGACCCGGCATTTGGGCAGTTCATGCGCACCGAAAAGACCGAACCTCAGCTCCTGGAGGCCATGGCCCGCATGAAATCCTCTTTTTTGCCCGGCGAAAAGTATGAGTATAGCAACACCAATTACGTGTTGCTGGGTCTTATTGTGGAGAAAGTGACCAAGCAGCCGTATGCCCAGGTGCTCCAGAAGAATATTGTGGAAAAACTCAAGCTCAAGAACACGTTTTACGGAGGCAAAATCAACGCGGCCAAGAACGAAGCGTCGTCTTTTATGTTCCTGAACAACAGCTGGTTTGAATTACCGGAAACCCATATGAGCGTGCCCCACGGTGCCGGTGCTCTAGTGTCTACGCCGCAGGATTTAGGCATTTTCCTGCGCGGGCTTTTGCAGGGAAAACTGGTGAGCAAGGCCACCGTGGAGCAGATGAAAACGTTGAAAGACAATTATGGGCTGGGGTTATTGACAATTCCGTTTGGCAAGCTGTCCAGTTACGGGCATGGCGGTATTATTGACGGGTTCACCAGCATGCTCACCTATTTCCCGGAGCAGGACGTGACCATTGCCACCACGTTCAACGGCGCCAACACTAACGGTAATGACGTGCTCATCGGGTTGTTCTCTGTTGTGTTCAACGCGCCTTACAAAATCCCCACGTTTGAGGCTCCCAAAAACCTGAAGCTGGACTTGGCTTTGTATGAAGGCATGTTTACGAGTCCCACTTTTCCACTCAAGATTTCCATGAAAAAGGAAGGCGACCAGCTTATGGGCCAGGCTACCGGGCAGAGTGCTTTAATGCTGGAGGCCCGCTCAGAAACTCAGTTTGTGTTTGAGGGCGCGGGCATTACCATTGAGTTCTCCAAATCTGGTAAGAGCAACGCCTATGACCAGTTTACGCTTAAGCAAGGCGCTGGTAAGTTTGACTTCGTGAAGGAGTAA
- a CDS encoding DUF721 domain-containing protein has protein sequence MAYLRLDPPRTQPETMSLRPLNPRSPFMRKADTISLKDSIDAMLKAYKLNGKINEVQLVASWEKIMGKAISLKTQEVFVRNRKLFVRLSSAPLKHELNMAKTKVITLINSEMGQEVIDDVVFL, from the coding sequence ATGGCGTACCTTCGCCTAGATCCACCGCGTACCCAACCAGAAACTATGTCCCTCCGTCCGTTGAACCCCAGAAGCCCTTTCATGCGCAAAGCCGATACTATCAGCCTGAAAGACAGCATTGACGCCATGCTCAAAGCCTACAAGCTCAACGGCAAGATCAATGAGGTGCAACTGGTGGCTTCCTGGGAGAAAATCATGGGCAAGGCCATCTCGCTCAAAACGCAGGAAGTGTTCGTGCGCAACCGAAAGCTGTTCGTGCGCCTCTCCTCTGCCCCGCTCAAGCACGAACTCAACATGGCCAAAACCAAAGTCATCACGCTCATCAACTCAGAAATGGGCCAGGAAGTGATTGACGATGTGGTGTTTTTGTAG
- the pdhA gene encoding pyruvate dehydrogenase (acetyl-transferring) E1 component subunit alpha: MAEAKAAKKAKVKGAPAFSKETYLRWYEMMVLMRKFEEKAGQLYGQQKIKGFCHLYIGQEACAAGAITALTKDDKWITAYRDHAHPLGLGTSPNAVMAEMFAKATGCSKGKGGSMHIFDKSVNFAGGHGIVGAQVPMGAGLAFAEKYNKTGNLCITYMGDGAVRQGALHEAFNMAMLWKLPVIFVVENNGYAMGTSVARTSNVTELYKLGLSYDMPSEAVNAMRCEDVHNAVARAAERARAGEGPTFLEFRTYRYKGHSMSDPAKYRTKDELETYRNQDPIESVRFTILENNFATEQQLEEIDNKVKAQVQESVEFAENSPYPEPEELYTDIYVERDYPYVMV; this comes from the coding sequence ATGGCGGAAGCGAAAGCAGCGAAGAAGGCAAAGGTAAAAGGCGCCCCTGCATTTTCAAAAGAGACCTACCTGCGTTGGTATGAGATGATGGTGCTCATGCGCAAGTTTGAGGAAAAAGCCGGCCAGCTCTACGGTCAACAGAAAATCAAAGGCTTCTGTCACCTCTACATAGGCCAGGAAGCGTGTGCCGCCGGTGCTATCACCGCGCTCACCAAAGACGATAAATGGATCACTGCCTACCGTGACCACGCCCACCCGCTGGGCTTGGGAACATCGCCCAACGCCGTCATGGCCGAGATGTTCGCCAAAGCCACCGGTTGCTCTAAAGGCAAAGGCGGCTCTATGCACATCTTTGACAAATCTGTGAATTTTGCGGGTGGTCACGGCATTGTAGGCGCGCAGGTGCCTATGGGCGCTGGTCTGGCCTTCGCAGAGAAATACAACAAGACCGGCAACCTGTGCATCACGTACATGGGCGACGGCGCCGTACGCCAGGGTGCGCTGCACGAGGCTTTTAACATGGCCATGCTCTGGAAACTGCCCGTGATTTTTGTGGTGGAAAACAACGGCTACGCCATGGGAACCTCAGTGGCCCGTACGTCTAACGTAACCGAGCTTTACAAACTGGGCTTGTCTTATGACATGCCGTCTGAGGCCGTGAACGCCATGCGCTGCGAAGACGTGCACAACGCCGTGGCCCGCGCCGCTGAGCGTGCCCGCGCCGGTGAAGGCCCTACGTTCCTGGAGTTCAGAACCTACCGCTACAAAGGTCACTCCATGTCTGACCCCGCTAAGTACCGCACCAAAGACGAGCTGGAAACCTACCGCAACCAAGATCCTATTGAGAGCGTGCGGTTCACCATTCTGGAGAACAACTTCGCCACGGAGCAACAGCTGGAGGAGATTGACAACAAAGTGAAAGCGCAGGTACAGGAGTCAGTGGAATTCGCGGAGAACTCACCCTACCCAGAGCCAGAGGAATTATACACAGACATTTACGTGGAGAGAGATTACCCCTACGTGATGGTGTAA
- a CDS encoding GNAT family N-acetyltransferase — protein sequence MTIREAASQDIPAMHVVRISVKENVLSNPALVTPKEYADYILHFGKGWVCEYEKQIIGFAIVGLQQRNVWALFVHPEFEKMGIGKQLQATMLDWYFSQTQETVWLSTAPNSRAEAFYRQTGWAEAGTVANGEIKFEMTFAAWQNSSL from the coding sequence ATGACCATCAGAGAAGCCGCCTCACAAGATATTCCCGCCATGCACGTGGTGCGTATCTCTGTGAAAGAAAACGTGTTGAGCAATCCGGCTCTGGTCACGCCCAAAGAGTATGCAGACTACATTTTGCACTTCGGTAAAGGCTGGGTGTGTGAGTATGAGAAACAGATTATTGGGTTCGCCATTGTGGGGTTGCAGCAGCGCAACGTCTGGGCTTTGTTTGTGCATCCAGAGTTTGAGAAAATGGGCATTGGCAAACAATTGCAGGCCACCATGCTGGACTGGTATTTCAGCCAGACGCAGGAAACCGTGTGGCTGAGCACCGCGCCCAACAGCCGCGCCGAGGCTTTTTACCGCCAAACCGGCTGGGCGGAAGCAGGTACCGTCGCCAACGGCGAAATCAAATTTGAGATGACGTTTGCCGCCTGGCAGAACAGCAGCTTGTAG
- the ribH gene encoding 6,7-dimethyl-8-ribityllumazine synthase: MASALKNLSDYNSDNLPDISGKKFGIVVAEWNKAITDVLCKGAYDTLIQHGAKPENIHRNTVPGSFELTIGSQFLAQSPEVDAVIALGVVIKGETKHDDYICHAVAQGLTQVALKFNKPVIFGLVTTNDEAQAWDRAGGKHGNKGVEAAATAIQMLSLVG, from the coding sequence ATGGCCAGCGCCCTCAAAAACCTAAGTGACTACAACTCAGACAACCTGCCAGACATCTCCGGAAAGAAATTTGGGATAGTAGTGGCCGAGTGGAACAAAGCCATCACTGATGTGCTCTGCAAAGGCGCCTATGACACCTTAATTCAGCACGGCGCCAAGCCCGAAAACATCCACCGCAACACCGTGCCCGGCTCTTTTGAGTTGACCATCGGGTCCCAGTTCCTGGCGCAAAGCCCCGAGGTAGACGCCGTCATTGCCCTGGGCGTGGTGATCAAAGGCGAAACCAAGCACGATGACTACATCTGCCACGCCGTGGCGCAAGGCTTGACCCAGGTGGCGCTCAAGTTCAACAAACCGGTCATCTTCGGGCTGGTCACTACCAATGACGAGGCGCAGGCCTGGGACCGTGCCGGCGGCAAGCACGGCAACAAAGGCGTAGAAGCCGCCGCCACCGCTATTCAAATGTTGAGTTTGGTGGGTTGA
- a CDS encoding DUF3575 domain-containing protein produces the protein MKKALLLALFGGLLFFGKPVQAQNNLLKVNLLAPLVSTGSFYYERVLGDSRSIQVGAFFTKFEELSGYGITPEYRVYLSDEPAPAGFYVAPFASFMSFTIESDEDYMNDFKATARNFGGGLVVGRQWIFKEMVSFDMFIGPEYTVGNMEFISGDREQAESANLTGWIGRAGISVGLKF, from the coding sequence ATGAAAAAAGCCCTTTTGCTCGCATTGTTTGGTGGTCTCCTTTTCTTTGGCAAGCCTGTGCAGGCCCAAAACAACTTATTAAAGGTAAACTTGCTGGCCCCCTTGGTGTCTACTGGTTCTTTCTATTATGAGCGCGTGCTGGGAGATTCCAGAAGTATTCAGGTTGGGGCGTTCTTCACCAAGTTTGAGGAGTTGTCTGGCTACGGCATTACGCCCGAATACCGCGTGTATTTGTCTGACGAACCTGCCCCGGCAGGGTTCTATGTAGCGCCTTTCGCCAGTTTCATGAGCTTTACCATTGAAAGCGATGAAGACTATATGAATGATTTCAAGGCCACGGCCAGGAACTTTGGCGGCGGATTAGTGGTGGGCCGTCAGTGGATCTTCAAGGAAATGGTGTCCTTTGACATGTTCATTGGGCCTGAATACACCGTAGGGAACATGGAGTTCATCAGCGGGGACCGGGAACAAGCTGAGTCTGCCAACCTCACCGGCTGGATTGGCCGGGCAGGTATCTCTGTTGGCCTCAAATTCTAG
- a CDS encoding GNAT family N-acetyltransferase has product MATNLAVRQLQTQDIPSIVDYWLKADPAFLRGMGVDLQKLPSREGLSHMLTQQINTPLPEKAAYAVIWLLDNQPVGHCNVNNISYGQLAHMHLHLWQPQNWQQGMGTELVKKSLPFFFENLELQDLYCEPYALNPAPSKTLEKVGFTFEKRYVTVPGALNFEQEVNRWHLGRAAYEQIIADISR; this is encoded by the coding sequence ATGGCGACAAACCTAGCCGTCCGGCAACTTCAAACCCAGGACATTCCTTCTATTGTAGATTACTGGCTGAAAGCTGACCCAGCTTTTCTGAGGGGCATGGGCGTGGACCTGCAGAAACTTCCTTCCCGTGAAGGTCTCTCCCACATGCTCACGCAGCAAATCAACACGCCATTGCCAGAGAAAGCAGCTTACGCGGTGATCTGGCTGTTAGACAATCAGCCGGTGGGCCACTGCAACGTGAACAACATCAGTTACGGGCAATTGGCCCACATGCATTTGCACCTATGGCAACCCCAGAACTGGCAACAAGGCATGGGTACCGAACTGGTGAAAAAATCTTTGCCTTTCTTTTTTGAGAACCTGGAGCTGCAAGACCTGTACTGCGAACCTTACGCTCTTAACCCCGCGCCCAGCAAAACCCTGGAAAAAGTAGGCTTCACATTTGAGAAACGCTACGTGACGGTGCCGGGCGCACTTAATTTTGAGCAGGAAGTGAACCGCTGGCACCTCGGCCGGGCCGCCTATGAACAGATTATTGCCGACATATCAAGGTAA
- a CDS encoding ABC transporter ATP-binding protein, which yields MIEVRDLQKSYSGVTVVNIPALTVQKGETIGLVGNNGAGKTTFFRMILDLIRPSKGEVFSKGENVRATEDWKTYTGSHLDEGFLIDFLTPEEYFAFIGKLNGLTPGDVQDFLASFHDFFNGEILSQRKYIRDFSKGNQKKVGVAAAVMSNPELLILDEPFANLDPSSQIRLKNLLKDLKRQGMTMLISSHDLSHVTEVCDRIVLLEKGQVVEDMKTDETTLQQLESYFTV from the coding sequence ATGATAGAAGTACGTGACCTTCAGAAAAGCTACAGCGGCGTGACCGTTGTCAATATTCCGGCCCTCACGGTGCAGAAAGGCGAAACCATTGGCCTGGTGGGCAACAACGGCGCGGGCAAAACCACTTTCTTCAGAATGATTCTGGACCTGATCAGGCCGTCTAAAGGCGAAGTGTTCAGCAAGGGCGAAAACGTGCGCGCCACCGAAGACTGGAAAACCTACACCGGCTCCCACCTGGACGAAGGCTTTCTGATCGACTTTCTCACGCCAGAGGAATATTTCGCGTTCATTGGCAAACTCAACGGCCTCACGCCTGGCGATGTACAGGATTTCCTGGCCAGCTTCCATGATTTCTTCAACGGCGAGATTCTGAGCCAGCGCAAATACATCAGAGACTTCTCCAAAGGCAACCAGAAGAAAGTAGGGGTGGCCGCCGCCGTGATGTCAAACCCAGAGTTACTGATTTTGGACGAACCCTTCGCCAACCTGGATCCCAGCTCGCAGATTAGATTGAAAAACTTGCTCAAAGACCTCAAGCGCCAAGGGATGACCATGTTGATTTCCAGCCATGACCTCAGCCACGTCACCGAAGTCTGCGACCGCATTGTGCTCCTGGAAAAAGGCCAGGTAGTAGAAGATATGAAAACCGACGAAACCACGCTCCAGCAGCTAGAAAGCTATTTCACCGTCTAG
- a CDS encoding DNA replication/repair protein RecF has translation MLLENLHVLHFKNYEEATLPFSSHINCFIGDNGSGKTNLLDAIHYLSLTKSAFTSTDLQNIKDGEDYFIVRGRFQNEEKVSSVQCYLKTGQKKIITLNKTPYERVSEHVGKFPVVLISPYDTDLIREGSEERRKFFDSLMAQLDHSYLDLLIHYTYVLKQRNSLLKQFYEKNYVDKEYLQILDEQLMPLGTELGIRRAAFLETFEPVFQHHYRHLSDSHELVTLAYQSQLTRQNYAYLLDQSQRKDLALQRTTVGPHKDDFVFLMDSKSVKNFGSQGQQKSYVIALKLAQFEVLAQKNGQKPLLLLDDIFDRLDQKRIEQLMQLVANNTFGQIFLTDTHLDRTDAILQPLSNNIRRFRIAEGKAETIEEEEV, from the coding sequence ATGCTCCTCGAAAATCTACACGTCCTGCACTTCAAGAATTACGAGGAGGCCACCCTGCCTTTTTCCAGCCACATCAATTGCTTCATTGGCGACAACGGCAGCGGCAAAACCAACCTGCTAGACGCCATCCATTATCTTTCGCTCACCAAAAGCGCCTTTACCAGCACAGACCTGCAGAACATAAAAGACGGCGAAGATTATTTTATAGTGCGCGGCCGCTTCCAAAACGAGGAAAAAGTGAGCTCCGTGCAGTGTTACCTGAAGACGGGCCAGAAGAAAATCATCACGCTCAACAAGACGCCGTATGAGCGCGTGAGCGAGCACGTGGGCAAGTTTCCTGTGGTCTTGATCTCGCCGTATGACACAGACTTGATCAGGGAAGGCAGTGAGGAACGACGCAAATTCTTTGACTCTCTCATGGCGCAGCTGGACCACAGCTACCTTGATTTGCTCATTCACTACACCTACGTGCTCAAGCAACGCAACTCCTTGCTCAAGCAGTTCTACGAGAAAAACTACGTGGACAAAGAGTACCTCCAGATTCTGGACGAGCAGCTCATGCCCCTGGGCACCGAACTGGGAATCAGGCGCGCGGCTTTTCTGGAGACCTTTGAACCCGTGTTCCAGCACCATTATCGGCATCTCTCAGACAGCCATGAACTGGTCACGCTGGCCTACCAGAGCCAACTCACCCGCCAAAACTACGCCTATCTCTTAGACCAAAGCCAGCGCAAGGATTTGGCCTTGCAACGCACCACCGTGGGTCCGCACAAAGACGATTTCGTGTTTCTGATGGATAGCAAGAGCGTGAAAAACTTCGGGTCACAGGGCCAGCAGAAAAGTTATGTGATTGCTTTAAAGCTGGCACAGTTTGAGGTTTTGGCCCAAAAAAACGGACAGAAACCGCTGCTGCTCTTAGATGATATCTTTGACCGCCTGGACCAGAAACGCATTGAACAATTGATGCAACTGGTGGCCAATAACACCTTCGGGCAGATTTTCTTGACAGACACGCATTTGGACAGGACTGATGCCATTTTACAGCCGCTTTCCAATAATATTAGAAGATTTAGGATTGCTGAGGGAAAGGCGGAGACGATTGAGGAGGAGGAAGTATAA